In one Fluviispira vulneris genomic region, the following are encoded:
- a CDS encoding SpoIIE family protein phosphatase, with amino-acid sequence MSNITIDDIIQKWTKKLLNIVQNVYAYIGFIILFGIIGNVIIVNLVLNIFMIIFTIISGIFTYHIFKKSNDLIHEWHEEFTEPTQKLLQTIQMVSIQNLDLLPEEQLNSFTSESHLKLLEVARGILEHQRFIDQVVDNMFEMMFLLNQDGIIMKANKSACETTRYVQAELIGQHIRKLFPHAESLVDYYLELEIQFTTQGFVRDVEVFVQTSEGELLPFSINGVKIESTTGSLLGYTMIAKNQAETVRLFNQLNKSNYELGRANDELGKRYDQIKKEIEEKEGQRRTLEMELATSQLVQKTFLPQTPPVHPNVECAGTAIPAAFCGGDWWNTVSLKDKFFVFIADVTGHGTASAMVTAAVSGYFVAVQSKLFAGENLDVDDILVGFDTVLSSMGNSNDVRYNMTCFSCVFDFEKRVIRFSNAGHNFPMLVRADKKVISLVASGHRLGNTNGESFEKKEIPLEKDDFVFFYTDGLIENKNEQDDEYGKRRLRKFIDKNNSENCAAFIEHLLQDALEFYGSGKPLEDDITIVVTRINQL; translated from the coding sequence TTGAGTAACATAACGATAGACGACATCATCCAAAAGTGGACAAAAAAGCTTTTGAATATCGTTCAAAACGTTTATGCCTATATTGGCTTTATTATTCTTTTTGGTATTATTGGAAATGTCATTATTGTTAATTTAGTTCTCAATATTTTCATGATAATATTTACAATAATATCTGGTATTTTTACCTATCATATATTTAAAAAATCAAATGATTTAATTCATGAATGGCATGAAGAATTCACGGAACCCACTCAAAAACTTTTACAAACGATACAAATGGTATCAATCCAAAATCTTGATCTTTTACCTGAAGAACAACTTAATAGTTTTACTTCTGAATCGCATTTAAAACTACTTGAAGTGGCAAGAGGTATTTTAGAGCATCAAAGATTTATCGACCAAGTCGTTGATAATATGTTTGAAATGATGTTTCTCTTAAACCAAGACGGAATTATTATGAAAGCAAATAAATCCGCTTGTGAAACCACAAGATACGTGCAAGCAGAACTCATAGGACAACATATAAGGAAATTATTTCCGCACGCAGAAAGTTTAGTGGATTATTATTTAGAGCTTGAAATTCAATTCACAACACAAGGTTTTGTCAGAGATGTTGAAGTATTTGTTCAGACATCAGAAGGAGAACTTTTACCATTTTCAATCAATGGTGTAAAAATTGAAAGTACCACTGGATCGCTTCTTGGTTATACAATGATTGCGAAAAACCAAGCTGAAACGGTTCGTTTATTTAATCAATTAAACAAAAGTAATTATGAGCTGGGTAGAGCCAATGATGAACTTGGAAAACGTTACGATCAAATTAAAAAAGAAATAGAAGAAAAAGAAGGGCAACGACGAACTCTCGAAATGGAACTTGCAACAAGTCAATTGGTGCAGAAAACATTTCTCCCACAAACACCTCCTGTTCATCCCAATGTTGAATGCGCAGGCACTGCAATTCCTGCAGCATTTTGTGGAGGAGATTGGTGGAACACTGTTTCATTAAAAGATAAGTTTTTCGTTTTTATTGCAGATGTTACTGGCCACGGTACCGCAAGTGCTATGGTAACTGCAGCAGTGTCTGGTTATTTTGTCGCAGTTCAAAGCAAACTTTTTGCGGGAGAAAATCTTGATGTAGATGACATTCTCGTAGGATTTGATACAGTGCTTTCGAGCATGGGCAATAGCAATGACGTGCGTTACAATATGACCTGTTTTTCTTGTGTTTTTGATTTCGAAAAAAGAGTCATACGTTTTTCAAATGCTGGACATAATTTTCCAATGCTTGTACGAGCAGATAAAAAAGTTATAAGTTTAGTTGCAAGTGGTCACCGACTCGGTAATACAAATGGTGAAAGTTTTGAAAAGAAGGAAATTCCACTTGAAAAAGACGACTTTGTATTTTTTTATACAGATGGCCTGATAGAAAATAAAAATGAGCAAGATGACGAATATGGCAAAAGGAGATTGCGAAAGTTTATAGACAAAAATAACTCTGAAAATTGCGCTGCTTTTATAGAACATCTTCTTCAAGATGCTTTGGAATTTTATGGTTCAGGTAAGCCACTTGAAGATGACATAACCATAGTCGTAACAAGGATAAATCAACTTT
- a CDS encoding methyl-accepting chemotaxis protein, producing MEEIRFKPTVLVLLAIIGAVVIAATGFLSTDWMLTTAVGVVLFLLSYVWFFAVRKRIDEILTHDLDKIANEAARAIREELESKGVNASERKVYDKEKTLDNREKSFEGKEKSLESKERALENKEKELLTREKDLLRKIEELESKKKSFEQTTAIPSVSVAASSRSKDGTKEELYEREIIALRHQLLHMEEVNNARLSTLQHEFQSKNVQAQKNMEFWKSSAESMNKKLQEQKREFESLAKTLESRAVLSEERALEQQNRLAKLQLENSQKEVGVSEQVQRLEEIISLVPEMTNQLHNVTHQTERSAIEIGDKVRFIYEKAQEHLEESNEISAQFRGGKGNNNNTSLSEVIQSSLSLLREMIEMLEQNSKLNMDYSKAIDTILVNTAEINKISDEIQYISDQTNLLALNAAIEAARAGEHGRGFSVVAEEVRKLSDRTSLASNNIIQIVGKVNSSVRDISRSLLENLKKNTEKKTHVDHAVNELVRTAEESTEVFTKLISNAVASSESVAKNIDQIILSLQFQDITKQQIDQALQPLERIKINIEDLLNKALQNDALALKTAHQGGSGGGAANGGGTPPPPPSTPPAGTPPPSSMPPPKASAAPSGATAAPPPPAKPAPAVKPTETVAQAEEDESLTKGDVVFF from the coding sequence ATGGAAGAAATCCGATTTAAACCCACAGTTCTTGTCTTGCTCGCCATCATTGGTGCAGTTGTGATCGCAGCAACAGGTTTTCTGTCCACAGATTGGATGCTTACGACAGCTGTCGGTGTGGTGCTGTTTCTTTTGTCTTATGTCTGGTTTTTTGCAGTAAGAAAAAGAATAGATGAGATCTTGACGCATGATTTAGACAAAATTGCTAATGAAGCAGCTCGTGCAATCCGTGAAGAATTGGAATCGAAAGGGGTAAATGCTTCTGAGCGTAAAGTTTACGATAAAGAAAAGACTCTTGACAATCGTGAAAAATCATTCGAAGGCAAGGAAAAGTCACTTGAAAGCAAAGAAAGAGCGCTTGAAAATAAAGAAAAAGAATTGCTGACTCGTGAAAAGGATCTCTTAAGAAAAATCGAAGAATTAGAAAGTAAAAAGAAATCTTTCGAGCAAACAACAGCTATACCTTCTGTTTCTGTAGCAGCATCCTCACGCTCAAAAGATGGTACAAAAGAAGAATTATACGAGAGAGAAATAATTGCATTGAGACATCAGCTTTTACATATGGAAGAAGTCAATAATGCTCGCCTCTCTACATTGCAGCATGAATTTCAATCAAAAAATGTTCAAGCGCAGAAAAATATGGAGTTTTGGAAATCTTCAGCTGAGAGCATGAATAAAAAATTACAAGAACAAAAGAGAGAATTTGAGTCACTGGCAAAAACTCTGGAAAGCAGAGCCGTTCTATCTGAAGAAAGAGCTCTTGAGCAACAAAATAGATTGGCTAAATTGCAGCTTGAAAACTCACAAAAAGAAGTGGGTGTAAGTGAGCAAGTTCAACGACTTGAAGAGATCATTTCTCTCGTACCAGAAATGACCAATCAATTGCATAATGTAACACATCAGACAGAAAGAAGTGCGATTGAGATAGGAGATAAAGTTCGATTTATTTATGAAAAAGCTCAAGAACATCTTGAAGAGTCTAACGAGATATCTGCTCAATTTAGAGGTGGTAAAGGAAATAACAACAACACATCACTCAGTGAAGTGATTCAAAGCAGTTTATCTTTGTTACGTGAAATGATTGAAATGCTCGAACAAAACTCGAAATTGAATATGGATTATTCAAAAGCAATCGATACAATCCTTGTAAATACTGCAGAGATTAATAAGATCAGTGATGAAATTCAATATATCTCCGATCAAACAAACTTGCTTGCCTTGAACGCGGCAATCGAAGCTGCCCGTGCGGGTGAACATGGACGTGGTTTCTCTGTGGTTGCTGAAGAAGTGCGCAAATTGTCAGACCGAACTAGTTTAGCAAGTAATAATATTATTCAAATTGTCGGTAAAGTAAACTCAAGTGTAAGAGATATCAGTAGAAGTTTATTGGAAAACTTAAAGAAAAATACAGAGAAGAAAACACACGTCGACCATGCAGTGAACGAACTTGTCAGAACAGCTGAAGAGAGTACTGAAGTCTTTACCAAATTGATTTCAAATGCAGTGGCAAGTTCGGAAAGTGTTGCCAAAAATATCGATCAGATCATTCTCAGTCTCCAGTTCCAAGACATAACCAAGCAACAGATCGATCAAGCGTTGCAACCACTTGAGAGAATAAAGATAAATATCGAAGATCTGTTAAACAAAGCTCTGCAAAACGATGCGCTTGCCCTGAAAACTGCACACCAGGGTGGTAGTGGTGGAGGTGCTGCAAACGGTGGAGGCACTCCTCCACCTCCACCCTCGACTCCACCGGCTGGCACTCCTCCTCCATCATCAATGCCACCACCTAAAGCAAGTGCTGCTCCAAGTGGTGCAACGGCTGCGCCTCCGCCTCCTGCTAAACCTGCACCTGCGGTGAAACCAACTGAAACGGTTGCACAGGCAGAAGAGGATGAATCTCTTACAAAAGGTGATGTGGTCTTCTTTTAA
- a CDS encoding sigma 54-interacting transcriptional regulator, with protein MNGSYALMGSSAIIRHVQHLVYKVAESNSSILITGEPGTGKDAIAKIIHERSQRNKFPFVPIKCATGNEEFLEIELFGYEAGYLPQNAQAREGHFRQAEGGVLYLDEVSKLSDKLQLALFRVINDGVIRSLGGKADIPINIRVICSTSVDLEQLVRRGLFREDLFYKLSATSIYLPPIRERREDIPILAEYFVQKFNQLKTKKIVGISHDAMNALLQNVWTHNIQELENLIERIVVLKNSGSIEISDLPPRLRNLVTDNIDAFYDRTHQPVMNQNNIIPQNSNVYHNTSSTHISQFAKIGSQNSAVPPYAQSQRENAILNNHNTHYNRNNQINNQTNNNYSQVSQQQNNYNQNYSQPQNNLQNNNPPITRNSMFDDIPSEIDQFIKKEIDLGSGIDFYRVVEEFENRLISEALRRTNHNKNRAAQLLSMNRTTLVEKLKKRATSSPIKSETGRVKRNSAFTIFDGLGNDNPDFDTIDFVNLGTEDGV; from the coding sequence GTGAACGGATCTTATGCGCTTATGGGGTCAAGTGCCATTATTCGCCATGTTCAGCATCTTGTGTATAAGGTTGCAGAGAGCAATTCTTCAATTTTAATCACGGGTGAACCAGGCACTGGCAAAGACGCAATTGCCAAGATCATTCATGAAAGGTCCCAGCGCAATAAGTTCCCTTTTGTGCCGATTAAGTGCGCAACAGGGAACGAAGAGTTTCTCGAAATTGAACTTTTTGGTTATGAAGCGGGCTATCTCCCGCAAAATGCGCAGGCGCGTGAAGGACATTTCCGCCAAGCGGAAGGGGGAGTTTTATATTTAGATGAAGTCAGTAAATTAAGCGACAAGCTGCAATTAGCATTATTTCGCGTGATCAATGATGGAGTTATTCGCAGTCTTGGAGGAAAAGCGGATATTCCAATTAATATTAGAGTTATATGTTCAACTTCAGTGGATTTAGAGCAATTAGTCAGAAGAGGTCTATTCCGTGAAGACCTCTTTTATAAATTATCAGCAACTTCGATTTATTTGCCTCCTATTCGTGAAAGAAGAGAAGATATTCCAATTTTAGCGGAATATTTTGTGCAAAAATTCAATCAATTAAAAACGAAGAAAATTGTGGGTATTTCCCATGACGCTATGAATGCTCTTTTGCAGAATGTTTGGACTCATAATATTCAGGAATTAGAAAATTTAATTGAACGTATTGTTGTCTTAAAAAATTCTGGGAGTATTGAAATCAGTGATCTGCCACCGCGATTGAGGAATTTAGTTACAGATAATATTGATGCCTTTTATGATAGAACTCATCAACCTGTAATGAATCAAAATAATATTATTCCGCAAAATAGTAATGTTTATCACAATACAAGCTCAACTCATATTTCACAATTTGCAAAAATAGGGTCACAAAACTCAGCAGTTCCTCCTTATGCTCAGTCGCAAAGAGAAAATGCAATATTAAATAATCATAACACTCACTATAATAGAAATAATCAAATTAATAATCAAACAAATAATAATTATTCGCAAGTTTCTCAGCAACAAAATAACTATAATCAAAATTATTCACAACCGCAAAATAATTTACAAAATAATAATCCACCGATCACCCGTAATTCAATGTTTGATGATATACCGAGTGAAATAGATCAATTTATTAAAAAAGAAATTGATCTAGGATCTGGAATTGACTTCTATCGTGTGGTTGAAGAATTTGAAAATAGATTGATTTCTGAGGCTCTCAGAAGGACAAATCATAATAAAAACCGCGCTGCACAATTGTTATCGATGAATCGAACGACTTTGGTTGAAAAACTTAAGAAACGGGCAACATCTTCTCCTATCAAATCTGAAACAGGTCGGGTTAAAAGAAATTCAGCTTTCACTATTTTTGATGGTCTTGGAAATGACAATCCTGATTTTGATACAATAGATTTTGTTAATTTAGGAACTGAGGATGGAGTGTGA
- a CDS encoding sulfatase-like hydrolase/transferase, with product MISILSHKITRMSSFKRISLIVSIFILYDIFIIKKPLNFIHDILGARYIANYFLSIIALILFVLFIDLLFKGKFFAKLLGSLLVIVPLGIQTAHYAFYNAPLSAYGIRFFFSNPLMTSQLGLENINFIKLFLFFLFSILIICLFLPKKKKLEFRRTKMVLYFVLYVPIVILCGVSWYLILDFQNALVSVYAALPETGRSLYFKKLKQDKPIISLSPTEKKLPNILWIVGESVAKNHMSLYGYTRKTTPNLDQLRDDGILFPFQNAVSIGPHTLISVPYMLVGKQNIDPFGTIYASPNIFEYAKARNYDTAFISAQDLRWKNFDQLSGNGIADYYRSGSDFSTSVRVSKGADDMKVLDKSILPHLQEMRPPFLLIAHMDGSHYPYNIHSEKEYKKFFPENSPNGTNAYDNTIVYSDVYLKRLIDAARKKDPNIWIFYTTDHGQNVALAQDNKTSEGEIAEDKKLSETTEDQKSNDKNPAIASVKNADENNSIFSDWASKIKQMFAEKDQNDDESTVTFNQGYNANIIHNAFFVIPPNNYREVIKSKENAPVAQSDIFATILQLMDIEKPAAKIDGMSLLEPIPENRLRISTGFVVTNDNVPEAEVFFPDLTSLFVDFSRNSVSVSTDKSVIRLSDADQDIQNLFEERNRKIN from the coding sequence ATGATTTCAATCCTTTCCCATAAAATTACGAGAATGAGTTCGTTTAAAAGAATTTCACTGATAGTATCTATTTTTATTCTTTATGATATTTTTATCATTAAAAAACCCCTTAATTTTATCCACGATATACTTGGGGCACGATACATTGCAAACTACTTCTTAAGTATTATTGCTCTTATCTTATTTGTATTATTTATAGATCTTCTATTTAAAGGTAAATTCTTTGCAAAATTACTGGGAAGTTTATTAGTAATTGTTCCTCTTGGTATTCAGACAGCTCATTATGCTTTTTATAATGCTCCTTTAAGTGCATACGGCATTCGCTTTTTCTTTAGCAATCCCCTTATGACTAGCCAACTTGGCTTAGAAAATATCAATTTTATAAAACTTTTCTTATTTTTTCTATTCTCTATTTTAATCATTTGTTTATTTTTACCTAAGAAAAAGAAATTAGAATTTCGTAGAACAAAGATGGTACTTTATTTTGTTCTTTATGTACCTATCGTTATTCTTTGTGGAGTGAGTTGGTACCTTATTTTAGATTTTCAAAATGCCCTAGTTTCAGTTTATGCTGCTCTACCAGAAACGGGTCGTTCGCTGTATTTTAAAAAACTAAAACAAGACAAACCGATAATTTCACTCTCTCCCACTGAAAAAAAATTACCTAATATCTTATGGATTGTTGGTGAATCCGTTGCAAAAAATCATATGAGTTTATATGGATACACACGCAAGACCACTCCGAATCTCGACCAGTTGCGCGATGATGGCATTCTTTTTCCCTTTCAAAATGCTGTGAGCATAGGGCCTCACACACTTATTTCTGTTCCCTATATGCTTGTGGGCAAACAAAATATCGATCCTTTTGGGACAATTTATGCTTCCCCAAATATTTTCGAATATGCGAAAGCACGTAATTACGACACGGCATTTATCAGCGCTCAAGATCTGCGCTGGAAGAATTTTGATCAACTTTCTGGCAACGGCATTGCTGATTATTACCGTTCTGGCTCTGATTTTAGCACGAGTGTGCGGGTATCAAAGGGGGCGGATGATATGAAAGTTCTTGATAAGAGCATTCTCCCCCATCTGCAAGAAATGCGCCCTCCCTTTTTGCTGATTGCACACATGGATGGAAGTCATTATCCTTATAATATTCACTCGGAAAAGGAATATAAAAAATTCTTTCCTGAAAATAGTCCAAATGGAACTAATGCCTATGATAATACCATTGTATATTCCGATGTTTATTTAAAGCGTTTAATAGATGCAGCACGCAAAAAAGATCCTAATATTTGGATTTTTTACACAACAGATCATGGCCAAAATGTTGCTCTTGCCCAAGATAACAAAACATCTGAAGGTGAAATTGCTGAGGATAAAAAGCTTTCAGAAACAACTGAAGATCAAAAAAGTAATGACAAAAATCCAGCAATCGCATCGGTAAAAAATGCGGATGAAAATAATTCTATTTTTTCAGACTGGGCAAGTAAAATAAAACAAATGTTTGCAGAAAAAGATCAAAACGATGATGAATCTACTGTTACCTTTAATCAAGGTTACAATGCGAACATTATACACAATGCTTTCTTTGTCATCCCACCAAATAATTATCGAGAAGTAATTAAAAGCAAAGAAAATGCACCAGTGGCGCAATCTGATATATTCGCAACCATATTGCAACTTATGGATATTGAAAAACCCGCCGCTAAAATAGACGGGATGTCATTATTAGAGCCAATCCCTGAAAATAGATTGCGCATATCGACTGGTTTTGTTGTGACCAATGACAATGTTCCTGAAGCAGAAGTGTTTTTTCCCGATTTAACTTCATTATTTGTCGATTTTTCTAGAAATAGCGTGAGTGTTTCTACAGATAAATCCGTGATTCGTCTATCAGATGCTGACCAAGATATTCAAAATCTATTTGAAGAAAGAAACCGAAAAATCAATTGA
- the rpsR gene encoding 30S ribosomal protein S18 — protein MAVSTGKKKRRYSRPKRTLDPQITFDYKDTQLLRRFVTEHGKIVPRRISGASAQQQRALTVAVKRARTMAILSYGQGSDAR, from the coding sequence ATGGCAGTATCCACAGGTAAGAAAAAGCGTCGTTATTCCAGACCAAAAAGAACGCTCGATCCACAAATCACTTTTGACTACAAAGACACCCAACTTCTTCGCCGTTTCGTAACTGAACACGGTAAAATCGTTCCACGTCGCATCAGCGGTGCCAGCGCACAACAACAACGTGCACTCACAGTTGCTGTTAAACGTGCTCGTACTATGGCTATACTTAGCTATGGCCAAGGCAGCGATGCTCGCTAA
- the mutS gene encoding DNA mismatch repair protein MutS, with the protein MTTEQMNSPASDSLLKHWLAHGKELPPHLKPALEKLSTEHISGISLSQLESPMMKQFRAAKDEVPDAILFFRMGDFYELFGIDAIIVSDICGLTLTSRDKSSDNPVPMAGSPVVGYKNALKKCVLAGFKVAVCDQVEDPRQVKGIVKREITRIATPAVPGDLEDDDNSQETPFGCYLASVIENKKTFTLAYVDVSTGEFRITHNLNELLLNQEIATISPREILVPKNIENQLKEIVKKIQKNNYTSVNVIENWLLRSADNCKEIFLEFFKEKDLNAFGLNSITNGLQSVSAILHYLKSTQKSVLKNIQIITYYDLRSHLIIDEGTRKHLDFFHTASGEKKGSLFHFLNKCTTAAGSRKLFRRLNYPFKYLEEIEQAHQNIQEYINNTGTMTEVIENLRSTADIDRLLARAAQKNLDARGMAWLRQTLLALPKLENILNKLNTNPFKNNNLLVNLEPLKDLLINSLANEPAALVGKGGIIFKEGYSKKLDEAIALTSNFSKMLDALEQKEKENSQINTLKIGYTGAFGYYFEISKGKISQAPKHFIRKQTLTNCERYITPELKELEEKSLNASDERILLEKELLEFLRTQILEYSQYLVQASELVAEIDLSVTFASLSLQFNWCRPTITNKKLTNLIESTHPILAHLGMSAEPFIANDITLGIKNEEASENPLVHLITGPNMAGKSTIMRQVAITQVLCQIGSFVPARQAEIGLVDRIFTRIGSGDNALKNQSTFMVEMLETANMLRFATPQSLLLLDEIGRGTSTFDGLSIAWSILENLSEKVQARALFSTHYHELQEVCESHKNISPMHMSVVENIVKYDVNIEKKEILFSRKYTPGGAGKSYGLHVAELAGIPAEIIVRAEKVLKKLENSSPAQTNVPIESLSEPLTEKQEKTSDSLREKHLNNTKSFEENSNSTKQALIAKALLALDVDSISPRQALEIVYTLKDFATEHAGVDTGEQNLNLLKILAKQQNSAKKLKERLLSHEQTLF; encoded by the coding sequence ATGACAACTGAACAAATGAATTCTCCTGCGTCCGACTCTCTTCTCAAACATTGGCTTGCTCATGGCAAAGAGCTTCCCCCTCATTTAAAACCTGCACTAGAAAAACTAAGCACTGAACATATTTCAGGTATTTCTCTAAGCCAACTCGAATCCCCGATGATGAAGCAATTTCGGGCAGCGAAAGACGAAGTCCCCGATGCAATATTGTTTTTCCGTATGGGAGATTTTTATGAACTCTTTGGAATTGATGCCATCATCGTATCTGATATTTGCGGACTGACCTTAACTTCAAGAGACAAATCGAGCGATAACCCTGTTCCCATGGCAGGCTCCCCTGTTGTTGGATACAAAAATGCTCTTAAAAAATGCGTTTTAGCTGGATTTAAAGTTGCTGTCTGTGACCAAGTCGAAGATCCGCGACAAGTGAAGGGAATTGTCAAGCGAGAAATCACTCGAATTGCCACTCCGGCAGTTCCTGGCGATTTAGAAGATGATGACAATTCACAGGAGACCCCTTTTGGTTGTTACCTTGCAAGCGTCATTGAGAATAAAAAAACTTTTACGCTTGCCTATGTTGACGTTTCAACAGGTGAATTTCGCATAACACATAACTTGAATGAACTTTTATTAAACCAAGAAATTGCAACAATTTCTCCTCGCGAAATTCTTGTTCCTAAAAATATCGAAAATCAACTTAAAGAGATAGTAAAAAAAATCCAAAAAAATAACTACACTTCTGTGAATGTGATTGAAAATTGGCTTTTGCGCTCGGCAGATAATTGCAAAGAAATATTCCTCGAATTTTTTAAAGAAAAAGATTTAAATGCATTTGGCTTAAATAGCATTACAAACGGCCTCCAATCAGTAAGCGCCATTTTACATTATTTAAAATCAACACAAAAATCTGTTTTAAAAAATATACAAATAATCACTTATTATGACTTAAGATCTCATCTCATAATTGATGAAGGAACACGTAAACATTTAGATTTTTTTCATACAGCAAGTGGAGAAAAAAAAGGGAGCTTGTTCCATTTTTTAAATAAATGCACAACGGCCGCTGGCAGCCGTAAATTATTTCGTAGGCTCAATTATCCATTTAAATATTTAGAAGAAATAGAACAGGCACATCAAAATATTCAAGAATATATAAATAATACAGGAACCATGACTGAAGTCATAGAAAACCTGCGGAGCACCGCAGACATCGATCGTCTCCTTGCACGCGCTGCACAGAAAAATCTAGATGCACGGGGGATGGCTTGGCTCAGACAAACGTTGCTTGCTCTCCCTAAACTTGAAAATATTTTAAATAAGCTAAATACCAATCCATTTAAGAACAACAATTTATTAGTTAATTTAGAGCCTCTTAAAGATCTCCTTATTAATTCTCTCGCTAATGAACCTGCAGCCCTTGTAGGCAAAGGTGGAATTATTTTTAAGGAGGGCTATTCAAAAAAACTGGATGAAGCAATTGCTCTCACAAGTAATTTTTCCAAAATGCTTGATGCACTTGAACAAAAAGAAAAAGAAAATTCCCAAATCAATACGTTAAAGATTGGTTATACAGGAGCATTTGGTTATTATTTTGAAATATCAAAAGGAAAAATTTCACAAGCACCTAAGCATTTTATCCGCAAACAAACGTTAACCAATTGTGAACGATATATCACACCAGAACTCAAAGAACTTGAAGAAAAATCATTGAACGCAAGTGATGAAAGGATTCTGCTTGAAAAAGAATTATTGGAATTTTTAAGAACTCAGATTTTAGAATATTCTCAATATTTAGTTCAGGCATCCGAGCTTGTAGCAGAGATCGATCTCTCTGTTACCTTTGCAAGTCTTTCTCTTCAATTCAATTGGTGCCGCCCCACAATAACAAATAAAAAATTAACAAATTTAATTGAATCGACTCACCCTATTCTGGCTCATTTAGGGATGAGTGCAGAACCTTTTATTGCCAATGACATTACCCTTGGAATTAAAAACGAAGAAGCAAGTGAAAATCCTCTTGTACACCTTATCACAGGCCCCAATATGGCCGGTAAAAGCACAATCATGCGACAAGTGGCTATAACCCAAGTTCTTTGTCAGATTGGTTCCTTTGTCCCAGCCCGTCAAGCAGAAATAGGACTTGTTGATCGCATATTTACCCGTATTGGTTCGGGTGACAATGCTCTCAAAAACCAATCGACTTTCATGGTAGAAATGCTTGAAACAGCCAATATGTTGCGTTTTGCGACCCCACAAAGCCTGTTGCTGCTGGATGAAATTGGGCGGGGAACCTCAACTTTTGATGGCCTTTCCATCGCTTGGTCTATCCTTGAAAACTTGAGCGAAAAAGTACAGGCACGCGCTTTATTTTCAACTCATTATCATGAGCTACAAGAGGTATGTGAAAGTCATAAAAACATCTCACCTATGCATATGTCTGTAGTAGAAAACATAGTAAAATACGACGTTAATATAGAAAAAAAAGAAATCCTTTTTTCACGCAAATACACCCCAGGAGGGGCAGGCAAAAGCTATGGTTTGCATGTGGCTGAGCTTGCCGGAATTCCTGCAGAAATCATTGTAAGAGCTGAAAAAGTATTAAAAAAATTAGAGAATTCATCTCCTGCTCAGACAAACGTCCCCATTGAGAGTCTCTCGGAACCCCTTACTGAGAAACAAGAAAAAACATCCGATTCTCTTAGAGAAAAACATTTAAATAACACCAAATCGTTTGAAGAAAATTCAAATTCCACTAAACAAGCTCTGATTGCCAAAGCTCTTTTAGCCCTTGATGTCGATAGCATTTCTCCACGCCAAGCTCTTGAAATTGTTTATACTCTTAAAGATTTTGCCACGGAACACGCAGGAGTAGATACGGGGGAACAAAACCTTAATCTGCTAAAAATCCTTGCCAAACAGCAAAATTCAGCCAAAAAACTGAAAGAACGCCTTCTCTCTCACGAACAAACTCTCTTTTAA